In the Microtus pennsylvanicus isolate mMicPen1 chromosome 6, mMicPen1.hap1, whole genome shotgun sequence genome, one interval contains:
- the Pelo gene encoding protein pelota homolog, producing the protein MKLVRKDIEKDSAGQVTLVPEEPEDMWHTYNLVQVGDSLRASTIRKVQTESSTGSVGSNRVRTTLTLCVEAIDFDSQACQLRVKGTNIQENEYVKMGAYHTIELEPNRQFTLAKKQWDSVVLERIEQACDPAWSADVAAVVMQEGLAHVCLVTPSMTLTRAKVEVNIPRKRKGNCSQHDRALERFYEQVVQAIQRHINFDVVKCVLVASPGFVREQFCDYMFQQAVKTDNKTLLENRSKFLQVHASSGHKYSLKEALCDPTVASRLSDTKAAGEVKALDDFYKMLQHEPDRAFYGLKQVERANEALAIDTLLISDELFRHQDVATRSRYVRLVDSVKDNAGTVRIFSSLHVSGEQLGQLTGVAAILRFPVPELSDQEDDSSSEED; encoded by the exons ATGAAGCTTGTGAGGAAGGACATCGAGAAGGACAGTGCGGGGCAGGTCACCCTGGTCCCCGAGGAGCCCGAGGACATGTGGCACACCTACAATCTAGTGCAGGTGGGCGACAGCCTGCGCGCCTCCACCATCCGCAAGGTCCAGACCGAGTCCTCCACGGGCAGCGTGGGGAGCAACCGTGTCCGCACCACCCTCACCCTTTGCGTGGAGGCCATAGACTTTGACTCCCAAGCCTGCCAGCTGCGAGTCAAGGGGACCAATATCCAAGAGAATGAGTACGTGAAGATGGGGGCTTACCACACCATCGAACTGGAGCCCAACCGCCAGTTCACCCTGGCCAAGAAACAGTGGGACAGTGTGGTTCTGGAGCGCATCGAGCAGGCTTGTGACCCAGCCTGGAGTGCTGATGTGGCAGCTGTTGTCATGCAGGAGGGCCTCGCCCACGTCTGCCTAGTCACACCCAGTATGACCCTCACCCGTGCCAAGGTGGAGGTGAACATCCCCAGGAAGCGGAAAGGCAACTGTTCCCAGCATGACCGGGCCCTGGAGAGGTTCTATGAACAGGTGGTCCAGGCCATCCAGCGCCACATCAACTTTGACGTTGTAAAGTGTGTTCTGGTGGCCAGCCCGGGATTTGTACGAGAGCAGTTCTGTGACTACATGTTTCAACAGGCGGTGAAGACAGACAACAAGACGCTCCTGGAAAACCGCTCCAAATTCCTTCAG GTACACGCCTCTTCTGGACACAAGTACTCCCTGAAGGAGGCCCTTTGTGACCCCACCGTAGCTAGCCGCCTTTCAGACACGAAAGCTGCTGGGGAAGTGAAAGCCTTGGATGACTTCTATAAAATGTTGCAGCACGAGCCTGACCGTGCTTTCTATGGACTCAAGCAGGTGGAGAGGGCCAACGAAGCCTTGGCGATCGACACCTTGCTCATCAGCGATGAGCTCTTCCGGCATCAGGATGTGGCCACCCGCAGCCGGTACGTCAGGCTGGTGGACAGCGTGAAAGACAATGCAGGCACGGTTCGGATATTCTCCAGTCTCCATGTGTCTGGGGAACAGCTTGGCCAGCTGACGGGAGTAGCTGCCATTCTCCGCTTCCCTGTGCCGGAACTCTCTGACCAGGAGGACGATTCCAGTTCTGAAGAGGATTAA